A portion of the Krasilnikovia cinnamomea genome contains these proteins:
- a CDS encoding helix-turn-helix domain-containing protein codes for MVEQPAFGLRLRELRRVRGLSQAQVAGASMSPSYVSLVESGRRTPNAELARALAANLGVPLTDLTEPVPDAPAGNRAHRLELIGRLIAARSARADGDGGLARTELESMLDTATLDEDEDVLWEIRWELAETLTDAADSARRAEVLGELLDDPLTLESPLLQARVATALAAVAREGRTPSQAIRYAERAVAAAAPLDATTPERVRAGIEILLACGESGEWEQGRATAEELLAIADDVPVRLLRGLVNWTAGSVLFLLGQPGTEAYFDRALELIGPDTDVRTWMRLSRAAAAHRVASGDLSAAQPLLVRARQATDLLGGPADRNRMAAVEITAALARDDLDGARRAAATMEDTAGQSYPDQPRCLIALARLARARRDKRRATDLYHRAASGYEESGAYRLAARAWREASAGPVVEDGPDPHALIMA; via the coding sequence ATGGTGGAACAGCCGGCGTTCGGCCTCCGGCTACGCGAGCTGCGCCGCGTCCGCGGGTTGTCGCAGGCCCAGGTCGCCGGTGCCAGCATGTCACCAAGCTACGTCTCGCTCGTCGAGAGTGGCCGCCGCACCCCCAACGCGGAACTGGCGCGCGCACTCGCCGCCAATCTCGGCGTGCCTTTGACCGACCTCACCGAACCGGTGCCCGACGCACCCGCCGGCAACCGCGCGCACCGCCTGGAGCTCATCGGGCGGCTGATCGCCGCCAGGTCGGCCCGGGCAGACGGTGACGGGGGGCTCGCCCGCACCGAACTCGAGTCGATGCTGGACACCGCGACCCTCGACGAGGACGAGGACGTGCTGTGGGAGATCCGGTGGGAGCTGGCTGAGACGCTCACCGACGCGGCGGACAGCGCACGCCGGGCCGAGGTGCTCGGCGAGCTTCTCGACGATCCACTGACGCTGGAGTCGCCGCTGCTACAGGCCCGCGTGGCCACCGCCCTGGCGGCCGTGGCCCGCGAAGGCCGGACACCGAGTCAGGCCATCAGGTACGCCGAGCGCGCGGTCGCCGCAGCCGCTCCCCTCGACGCCACCACGCCCGAACGGGTCCGCGCCGGGATCGAGATCCTCCTCGCCTGCGGCGAGAGTGGCGAGTGGGAGCAGGGCCGGGCCACGGCCGAGGAGTTGCTGGCCATCGCGGACGACGTGCCCGTGCGGCTGTTGCGCGGGCTGGTCAACTGGACCGCCGGCAGCGTGCTCTTCCTGCTCGGCCAGCCCGGCACCGAGGCGTACTTCGACCGCGCCCTTGAGCTGATCGGTCCGGACACCGACGTACGGACCTGGATGCGGCTCTCCCGGGCGGCCGCCGCACACCGGGTCGCGTCCGGTGACCTGTCCGCCGCCCAACCACTGCTCGTGCGCGCACGGCAGGCGACGGATCTGTTGGGCGGCCCGGCCGACCGCAACCGCATGGCCGCCGTCGAGATCACGGCCGCCCTGGCGCGCGACGACCTGGACGGCGCCCGCCGCGCCGCGGCCACCATGGAGGACACGGCCGGGCAGAGCTATCCGGACCAGCCCCGTTGTCTGATCGCGCTGGCTCGGTTGGCCCGTGCGCGGCGCGACAAGCGTCGGGCGACGGATCTCTACCACCGCGCGGCATCCGGTTACGAGGAGTCCGGCGCCTACCGGTTGGCAGCCCGGGCGTGGCGCGAGGCCAGTGCCGGCCCGGTTGTCGAGGACGGACCGGACCCTCACGCGTTGATCATGGCGTAG
- a CDS encoding MFS transporter, whose product MALSESMTRRCRATGSHRYPRGLTALLVGYAVSAVAESMTLVAVPWFVWQTTGSFAKTGVVVAVAAIGSAVIGILAGPWVDRLGFKPTAVVIYVIGGTALGALALLEWLGLLTFEVLLLLVLCDSALDAPCWWAATSDSWSAFTWPGWSGCGSRSCRRPASPSGWRRATTWCLR is encoded by the coding sequence ATGGCGCTGTCAGAATCCATGACTCGCCGATGTCGGGCCACGGGCAGTCATCGGTACCCCCGTGGCCTGACGGCGTTGTTGGTGGGCTACGCCGTCAGTGCGGTCGCCGAGTCGATGACGCTGGTGGCCGTGCCGTGGTTCGTCTGGCAGACCACGGGCAGCTTCGCCAAGACCGGTGTGGTGGTGGCGGTCGCCGCGATCGGCTCGGCCGTGATCGGGATACTGGCCGGCCCGTGGGTCGACCGTCTGGGGTTCAAGCCGACCGCGGTCGTGATCTATGTGATCGGCGGCACGGCACTCGGCGCGCTCGCCCTCCTCGAGTGGCTGGGCCTGCTGACGTTCGAGGTACTCCTGCTGCTGGTCCTGTGCGACAGCGCGCTGGACGCACCCTGCTGGTGGGCGGCAACCTCGGATTCGTGGTCGGCTTTCACCTGGCCTGGCTGGAGTGGGTGCGGTTCGAGGTCCTGCCGCAGACCCGCGTCGCCGTCCGGTTGGCGCCGGGCAACGACGTGGTGCTTGCGGTGA
- a CDS encoding YciI family protein: MTHYLLSVHGPAERDEFGNYGSKEEMEEAFAATGAFNDRLRTQGYWVFAGGLAPASTATVVDGQGETPEMTDGPYLETKEIIGGFWVIDAPDLDVALRLAAEGSKACRGKVEVRPFDGLA, from the coding sequence GTGACGCACTACCTGTTGAGCGTGCACGGACCCGCCGAGCGGGACGAGTTCGGCAACTACGGCTCCAAGGAGGAGATGGAGGAGGCGTTCGCCGCCACCGGCGCCTTCAATGACAGGCTTCGCACCCAGGGCTACTGGGTCTTCGCCGGGGGACTCGCGCCGGCGTCCACGGCGACTGTCGTGGACGGCCAGGGCGAGACGCCGGAGATGACCGACGGCCCCTACCTGGAGACCAAGGAAATCATCGGCGGTTTCTGGGTCATCGACGCACCCGATCTCGACGTGGCGCTCAGGCTCGCGGCCGAGGGATCCAAGGCGTGCCGGGGCAAGGTCGAGGTGCGTCCGTTCGACGGCCTCGCCTGA
- a CDS encoding GNAT family N-acetyltransferase, whose product MTLTTRMLTPETWDDFAALVEANNGVWGGCWCMGFHPEGVGEGHTPEGNRDAKRRHVTRGTVHQVLVYDGERCVGWCQFGSPVELPNIKNRRAYDREAGDPPDWRIGCVFTSAKDRGKGVAAAAVAAALDEIRRAGGGIVEAYPEQTEDRPPQRGSYLHTGPEELYARHGFARVRKIAKWRWVMRTKVSPLLLQP is encoded by the coding sequence ATGACCCTGACAACGCGGATGCTCACGCCGGAGACCTGGGATGACTTCGCCGCCCTCGTCGAGGCCAACAACGGCGTGTGGGGTGGATGCTGGTGCATGGGATTCCATCCGGAGGGTGTCGGGGAAGGGCACACCCCGGAAGGAAACCGGGACGCGAAGCGCCGGCACGTGACCCGTGGCACGGTCCACCAGGTGCTCGTCTACGACGGTGAGCGCTGCGTCGGCTGGTGCCAGTTCGGCTCACCGGTGGAGCTGCCCAACATCAAGAACCGGCGCGCCTACGACCGGGAAGCCGGTGATCCGCCGGACTGGCGGATCGGCTGCGTCTTCACCAGCGCCAAAGACCGTGGCAAGGGCGTCGCCGCCGCGGCGGTCGCCGCGGCACTTGACGAAATCAGGCGGGCCGGCGGCGGCATCGTCGAGGCCTATCCGGAACAGACCGAGGACCGGCCGCCACAGCGCGGTTCCTATCTGCACACGGGACCGGAGGAGTTGTACGCGCGACACGGCTTCGCCCGCGTACGGAAGATCGCGAAGTGGCGGTGGGTCATGCGCACCAAGGTCTCACCCCTCCTGCTTCAGCCGTGA
- a CDS encoding STAS domain-containing protein, producing the protein MRTEPDGTVVIRPLGGIEAADAVRLQQLLVHTVRKVRPSRLVLDFTAVSRLDPINAGTVSAACGLGDDHQVAVFVHNASSGIAEQLSAAGVPSHRLRRTTAAA; encoded by the coding sequence ATGCGCACGGAACCCGACGGGACAGTCGTCATCCGGCCGCTGGGCGGGATCGAGGCAGCCGATGCCGTGCGACTCCAGCAACTGCTCGTGCACACGGTACGGAAGGTCCGGCCGTCCCGGCTCGTCCTCGACTTCACCGCGGTGTCGCGCCTCGACCCGATCAACGCGGGAACGGTGTCCGCCGCGTGCGGTCTCGGAGACGACCACCAGGTCGCCGTGTTCGTCCACAACGCGTCGAGCGGGATCGCCGAACAGCTCTCGGCAGCCGGTGTGCCGTCCCACCGGCTACGCCGGACGACCGCTGCCGCATGA
- a CDS encoding YciI family protein: MTRYLISFNDGAMDHIPEGDFPDVGKAAHAVVQDAVNAGVFVFGAGLERQRASVVATDGMVTDGPYPETKEVIGGFVVVDVTSREEVLTWAARFAGACRCEQEVRELLPDPELDAMLRRSDR, from the coding sequence ATGACGCGGTACCTGATCTCGTTCAATGACGGCGCGATGGACCACATCCCCGAAGGGGACTTTCCTGACGTGGGCAAAGCCGCGCACGCGGTGGTCCAGGACGCCGTGAACGCCGGCGTGTTTGTGTTCGGCGCGGGACTCGAACGCCAGAGGGCGAGTGTGGTGGCCACGGACGGAATGGTCACCGATGGCCCTTACCCGGAGACCAAGGAGGTCATTGGCGGGTTCGTGGTCGTCGATGTGACCTCACGTGAGGAGGTGCTGACGTGGGCTGCCCGGTTCGCCGGCGCTTGTCGCTGCGAACAGGAGGTCCGGGAGCTCCTACCCGATCCCGAATTGGACGCGATGCTTCGCCGTTCTGACCGGTGA
- a CDS encoding glycerophosphodiester phosphodiesterase — MIRRSFAILTALAIGGGLASVTELASAQVSACVARPGIAHRGGTERYAENTRNAFRRARNSGNSFWETDVRFTADSVPVIMHDPDVDRTTNGTGKVADLTYAEISRLRTSDGQPVPTLADVVNDAQVDGAQVFVELKTNPTNAQWSAFKAALTSRPGMTSKLTLASFDSATLDEARAKVPGFKRALVQGLGDANPAAVTPHASILIKHHHAITAGRMAKWTGAGLKVYTWTANTASEWQRMTRYPISGIVTDRPAAYLAWQRSRRC, encoded by the coding sequence ATGATTCGTAGATCGTTTGCGATCCTGACCGCACTAGCCATCGGCGGTGGCCTTGCCTCCGTCACCGAACTGGCATCGGCGCAGGTCAGCGCCTGTGTGGCCAGGCCGGGTATCGCCCACCGTGGCGGCACCGAGCGCTACGCGGAGAACACCCGCAATGCCTTCAGGCGAGCGCGGAACTCCGGCAACTCCTTCTGGGAGACCGATGTCCGGTTTACCGCCGACAGCGTGCCGGTGATCATGCACGACCCCGATGTCGACCGCACCACGAACGGCACCGGGAAAGTCGCCGACCTGACCTACGCCGAGATCTCCCGGCTGCGCACGTCCGACGGCCAGCCGGTACCCACGCTCGCCGACGTGGTCAACGACGCGCAGGTGGACGGCGCGCAGGTGTTCGTCGAGCTGAAGACCAACCCCACCAACGCCCAGTGGTCCGCGTTCAAGGCCGCCCTCACCTCCCGCCCGGGCATGACCTCCAAGCTGACCCTGGCCTCCTTCGATTCAGCCACGCTCGACGAGGCCAGGGCGAAGGTACCGGGGTTCAAGCGGGCCCTGGTCCAGGGCCTCGGCGATGCGAACCCGGCGGCCGTCACACCCCACGCCAGCATCCTGATCAAGCACCACCACGCAATCACCGCCGGACGCATGGCGAAGTGGACCGGCGCGGGCTTGAAGGTCTACACCTGGACGGCCAACACGGCGAGCGAGTGGCAGCGGATGACCAGGTACCCGATCTCGGGCATCGTCACGGACAGGCCGGCCGCCTATCTGGCCTGGCAGCGATCCCGCCGTTGCTAG
- a CDS encoding methyl-accepting chemotaxis protein has product MRKWWRTRGTNTHALSQFGNSVFEAFDNAPAALLIVDGAGEALYRNKAAVLAIEHILKTQGPQALQGLRTILQETVRTIDSFPFVRQSRPGEPLQGTANFDRFAGGILMNYIDTTEQSRTQALAADLAQELSAASTSLTEAGQELVSSARHSSEQADGVSQGSAELTESIKEISRGITSASSSTTAAVQAARDATRRMEQLQESSQRIGSVTRLITEIAEQTKLLALNATIESARAGEMGKGFAVVAGEVKELAARTAEATGQISEIIEGIQTESTEAAEGISGIVELIDAVAEQQGMIAGAVQQQSATSSEMTGGMQAVADAVQSSAEAAETVLTAAASLKDQATRLITLTTTTEH; this is encoded by the coding sequence ATGCGCAAGTGGTGGCGGACGCGGGGCACGAATACCCACGCTCTCTCCCAGTTCGGGAATTCGGTGTTCGAGGCGTTCGACAACGCGCCCGCCGCGCTGCTGATCGTTGACGGCGCGGGCGAGGCCCTGTACCGCAACAAGGCAGCCGTGCTGGCCATCGAGCACATCCTCAAGACGCAGGGCCCGCAGGCGTTGCAGGGACTGCGGACGATCCTGCAGGAAACCGTACGGACCATCGACTCGTTCCCGTTCGTCCGGCAGAGCCGGCCCGGCGAACCCCTCCAGGGCACCGCGAACTTCGACCGGTTCGCCGGCGGCATCCTGATGAACTACATCGACACCACCGAGCAGTCCCGGACCCAGGCGCTCGCCGCGGACCTGGCGCAGGAACTCTCCGCGGCGAGTACCTCGCTGACCGAGGCCGGGCAGGAGCTCGTCAGCAGCGCGCGGCACAGCTCCGAGCAGGCCGACGGCGTCTCGCAGGGCTCCGCCGAGCTCACCGAGAGCATCAAGGAGATCTCCCGCGGCATCACCAGCGCCTCGTCCAGCACGACCGCCGCCGTGCAGGCCGCACGCGACGCCACCCGCCGGATGGAGCAGTTGCAGGAGTCGAGCCAGCGGATCGGCAGCGTCACCCGGCTGATCACCGAGATCGCCGAACAGACCAAGCTGCTGGCCCTGAACGCCACCATCGAGTCCGCCCGGGCGGGCGAGATGGGCAAGGGCTTCGCCGTCGTCGCCGGTGAGGTCAAGGAGCTCGCCGCGCGGACCGCCGAGGCCACCGGCCAGATCTCCGAGATCATCGAGGGGATCCAAACGGAGAGCACCGAGGCCGCCGAGGGGATCTCCGGGATCGTCGAGCTGATCGACGCGGTCGCCGAACAGCAGGGCATGATCGCCGGAGCGGTCCAGCAACAGAGCGCGACCAGCTCCGAGATGACCGGCGGCATGCAGGCCGTCGCCGACGCGGTCCAGTCCTCGGCGGAGGCCGCCGAGACCGTCCTGACCGCCGCGGCCAGCCTGAAGGACCAGGCCACCCGGCTCATCACCCTCACCACGACCACGGAGCACTGA
- the fxsA gene encoding FxSxx-COOH cyclophane-containing RiPP peptide — translation MDDAAANTTDSDVNHVIPDLGTLPLDKVLSAEDTVLNNALRRVHEELGRPGENYAAHGTTP, via the coding sequence ATGGACGACGCGGCAGCGAACACCACGGACAGCGACGTGAATCACGTCATTCCCGATCTCGGCACCCTGCCCCTGGACAAGGTCCTCAGCGCCGAGGACACGGTGCTGAACAACGCTCTGCGGCGCGTCCACGAGGAGCTCGGCCGGCCGGGCGAGAACTACGCGGCCCACGGCACCACCCCGTAG
- a CDS encoding HEXXH motif domain-containing protein, protein MIAYHEVPPEQFAALGSGLGGAATVADLAAAQRSKRLLLLRHLSTAGCDRDAIDVLIEADRRDRRAVTELLDDPLVGAWLAWTVRRHLGHAESAVPLAEDVAQLGAVAAVAALRAGVDTELHTRTRWGAVTLPTLGTAVHCGDGPALITVSGGRATVSGPSATVRAADDDQGWQPLRRLRARHGDRVATVAVEDGNPYRDCYHASPAGRFGDAEFTGWQDRYAEAWALLAGCAPERADELTVGLRSLVPLVTDDSGVARSGTARDAFGTMGLTRPRSATEFAVTLVHEFQHSKLSALLDLVPLVVPGGTERHFAPWRVDARPTGGLIQGVYAFLGVADTWRALLAAPALADEAAREFAVVRTHVDVGLAALESSGELTPRGRVLAGHLRTALDALLAVPVPVSASATADDSLRRRRAAWTAHNSRVVTSGAPAKR, encoded by the coding sequence ATGATCGCGTATCACGAGGTGCCACCCGAGCAGTTCGCCGCCCTCGGTTCGGGCCTCGGCGGGGCCGCGACCGTCGCGGATCTCGCCGCGGCGCAGCGCAGCAAGCGCCTGCTGCTGCTGCGCCACCTGAGCACAGCCGGGTGCGACCGGGACGCCATCGACGTGCTGATCGAAGCGGACCGGCGCGACCGCCGGGCGGTCACCGAACTCCTCGACGATCCGCTAGTCGGCGCCTGGCTGGCCTGGACGGTGCGCCGCCACCTCGGTCACGCGGAGTCCGCCGTGCCCCTGGCGGAGGACGTGGCGCAGCTCGGCGCCGTCGCCGCCGTCGCGGCGCTGCGCGCGGGCGTCGACACCGAGCTGCATACCCGTACGCGGTGGGGAGCGGTCACGCTGCCAACCCTCGGCACGGCGGTGCACTGTGGGGACGGCCCGGCGCTGATCACGGTGTCGGGCGGACGGGCGACCGTGTCGGGCCCGTCCGCCACGGTCCGCGCCGCGGACGACGATCAGGGCTGGCAGCCGCTGCGCCGGTTGCGTGCCCGGCACGGCGACCGGGTCGCGACGGTCGCGGTCGAGGACGGCAACCCGTACCGGGACTGTTATCACGCATCACCGGCGGGCCGTTTCGGCGACGCCGAGTTCACCGGCTGGCAGGACCGCTACGCCGAAGCCTGGGCCCTGCTGGCCGGCTGCGCGCCGGAACGGGCCGACGAGCTGACCGTGGGCCTGCGCTCGCTGGTCCCGCTGGTCACGGACGACAGCGGGGTGGCGCGCAGCGGCACGGCCCGCGACGCGTTCGGGACGATGGGGCTGACCCGGCCACGGTCGGCCACCGAGTTCGCCGTGACGCTGGTCCACGAGTTCCAGCATTCGAAGCTCAGCGCGCTGCTCGACCTGGTCCCCCTCGTCGTCCCCGGCGGCACCGAACGCCACTTCGCACCGTGGCGGGTCGATGCCCGGCCCACCGGCGGCCTGATCCAGGGCGTCTACGCGTTCCTCGGCGTGGCCGACACCTGGCGGGCGCTGCTGGCGGCGCCGGCCCTCGCGGACGAGGCCGCCCGCGAGTTCGCCGTCGTCCGTACGCACGTCGACGTGGGTCTCGCCGCGTTGGAGAGCTCCGGCGAGCTCACCCCGCGCGGCCGGGTCCTCGCCGGCCATCTCCGCACCGCGCTGGATGCCCTGCTGGCCGTTCCGGTACCCGTTTCCGCATCGGCTACCGCCGATGACTCGCTGCGGCGCAGGCGCGCGGCCTGGACGGCGCACAATAGCCGTGTTGTGACCTCGGGTGCTCCTGCCAAGCGATAG
- a CDS encoding FxsB family cyclophane-forming radical SAM/SPASM peptide maturase, which translates to MRIPGAVGLTVPARDLGMPSTRGPEGAPAPWPDELLDVAALRATGWRPTPFRDVVLKVHQRCNLACDYCYVYEMADQSWRTRPRAMERQTWRAAAARMAEHARGHDLRAMRLILHGGEPLLAGADRLAALVGDFRASLEGHCRLDVQIQTNGVLLDERMLGRLRDCGVTVGVSLDGAEADNDRHRRLPDGRGSFTAVDRALRLLSSPPYRSAFAGMLCTVDPGTDPLTCYEALLAYTPPAIDLLLPHANWSQPPVRDPHAGTTPHADWLIAVFDRWYDAPRQETSIRLFEDVIALALGGSGRSEQIGLSPVAVVVVETDGEIEQADSLKSTYPGACATGLTVFDDPFDAALGRPGVVARQIGVRALSDTCHACPVHTVCGGGHYAHRFRAGEGFRNPTVYCADMVRLIRHVTARVRADLDDRLRSRA; encoded by the coding sequence TTGCGCATCCCCGGCGCCGTGGGTCTGACCGTGCCCGCCCGGGACCTCGGCATGCCGTCGACGCGCGGGCCGGAGGGCGCTCCGGCACCGTGGCCGGACGAGCTGCTGGACGTCGCGGCCCTGCGGGCCACGGGCTGGCGGCCCACCCCGTTCCGGGACGTGGTGCTCAAGGTCCACCAGCGCTGCAACCTGGCCTGCGACTACTGCTACGTGTACGAGATGGCCGACCAGAGCTGGCGCACCCGGCCACGAGCGATGGAACGCCAGACGTGGCGGGCGGCGGCCGCCCGCATGGCCGAACACGCTCGCGGCCACGACCTGAGGGCGATGCGCCTGATCCTGCACGGCGGCGAGCCGCTGCTGGCCGGGGCGGACCGCCTCGCGGCCCTGGTCGGTGACTTCCGGGCCAGCCTCGAGGGGCACTGCCGGCTGGACGTGCAGATCCAGACGAACGGTGTCCTGCTCGACGAGCGCATGCTGGGTCGCCTGCGGGACTGCGGGGTCACGGTCGGGGTCAGCCTGGACGGCGCCGAGGCGGACAACGACCGGCACCGGCGCCTGCCGGACGGGCGGGGCAGCTTCACGGCGGTCGACCGGGCGCTGCGGCTGCTGAGCAGCCCGCCGTACCGGAGTGCCTTCGCCGGGATGCTGTGCACCGTGGACCCCGGCACCGATCCGCTGACCTGTTACGAGGCGCTGCTGGCGTACACGCCGCCGGCGATCGACCTGCTCCTACCGCATGCGAACTGGTCGCAACCGCCGGTGCGCGACCCGCACGCCGGCACCACCCCGCACGCCGACTGGCTGATCGCCGTCTTCGACCGCTGGTACGACGCACCACGCCAGGAGACGAGCATCCGGTTGTTCGAGGACGTCATCGCGCTCGCGCTGGGCGGTTCGGGCCGCTCGGAGCAGATCGGGCTGAGCCCGGTCGCGGTCGTCGTGGTCGAGACGGACGGCGAGATCGAGCAGGCCGACTCCCTCAAGTCGACCTACCCCGGGGCCTGCGCCACCGGGCTCACCGTCTTCGACGACCCGTTCGACGCGGCGCTGGGCCGGCCGGGCGTCGTCGCGCGCCAGATCGGTGTCCGGGCGCTGAGCGACACCTGCCACGCCTGCCCGGTGCACACCGTCTGCGGCGGCGGTCACTACGCGCACCGGTTCCGCGCGGGCGAGGGCTTCCGCAACCCGACCGTCTACTGCGCCGACATGGTGCGCCTGATCCGGCACGTCACGGCACGGGTCCGGGCGGATCTGGACGACCGACTGAGGAGCCGCGCATGA